A window of Pseudomonadota bacterium contains these coding sequences:
- the rplD gene encoding 50S ribosomal protein L4, which translates to MATADLLDIKGEKIGEIEIKDEVFNVEVKTYLMHDVVKMQLAGRRRGTASTKTRKDVKGSGRKLFKQKGTGRARQGNIRAPIQVGGGVVFGPHQRDYSYSVPKKVRRSALRSALTVRYTESNMKILDKLALENFSTKTFKGIVDILKLTKPLFIIDKKDEIIEKSARNIPFVKILRTDGLNVYDVIKHEQLIFTLDALRKVEEVLVQ; encoded by the coding sequence ATGGCAACGGCAGATTTGCTTGATATAAAAGGCGAAAAAATAGGTGAAATTGAGATAAAGGATGAAGTGTTTAATGTCGAGGTTAAAACCTATCTTATGCATGATGTTGTAAAAATGCAGCTTGCAGGGAGAAGAAGAGGGACAGCATCGACAAAAACACGAAAAGATGTAAAAGGAAGCGGAAGAAAACTTTTTAAACAAAAGGGAACCGGAAGAGCCAGACAGGGGAATATAAGGGCGCCTATTCAAGTGGGTGGTGGTGTTGTATTCGGACCACATCAAAGAGATTACAGCTATTCTGTGCCTAAAAAAGTAAGACGAAGTGCATTAAGATCAGCTTTAACTGTAAGATATACAGAATCTAATATGAAGATACTTGATAAACTTGCCTTAGAAAATTTTAGTACAAAGACATTTAAAGGAATAGTTGATATTCTAAAACTTACAAAACCACTTTTTATTATTGACAAAAAAGATGAAATTATCGAAAAATCAGCGAGAAACATACCTTTTGTTAAAATACTAAGAACTGACGGTTTAAACGTATACGATGTAATAAAACATGAACAGCTTATTTTTACGCTGGATGCTCTGCGGAAGGTTGAAGAGGTGCTGGTACAATGA
- a CDS encoding 50S ribosomal protein L23 gives MIEYDIIIKPIITEKSSFLKETGNQYVFEVQRDTNKIEIKKAIEKLFKVKVVSVQVAKMQGKTKRVGKFSGKKPDWKKAVVKLSPKDKIAIFEGA, from the coding sequence ATGATTGAGTACGATATAATTATAAAACCTATAATAACAGAAAAAAGTTCTTTTTTGAAAGAAACAGGAAATCAGTATGTTTTTGAAGTTCAAAGAGATACAAATAAAATAGAAATTAAAAAGGCAATAGAAAAACTTTTTAAGGTAAAGGTTGTTTCAGTGCAGGTAGCGAAAATGCAAGGCAAAACAAAAAGAGTTGGAAAGTTCTCAGGAAAAAAGCCTGACTGGAAAAAGGCAGTTGTTAAACTGAGTCCAAAAGACAAAATAGCTATTTTTGAGGGTGCATAA
- the rplB gene encoding 50S ribosomal protein L2, with the protein MGIQEYKPTSAGRRFMSINTFEEITKDKPEKSLLEPVKRSGGRNNYGRITTRHIGGGHKRNYRVIDFKRNKYEIPGKVASIEYDPNRSANIALINYVDGEKRYILAPLKLKVGAVIIASKKSDTEINEGNALPLKYIPAGTFVHNVEMKPGKGGQIARSAGNYAQLVAKEGAYGHVRLPSGGVRLILLTCMATIGQVGNIDHENVTIGKAGKTRWKGTRPTVRGTAMNPVDHPLGGGEGRSKGGRHPCSPWGQLSKGLKTRKNKRTDKYIIKLRG; encoded by the coding sequence ATGGGTATACAGGAATATAAGCCAACATCTGCCGGTAGAAGATTCATGAGCATTAATACCTTTGAGGAGATTACAAAGGATAAACCGGAAAAATCTTTATTAGAACCTGTTAAAAGATCAGGCGGCAGAAATAATTATGGCAGGATAACAACAAGACATATTGGCGGTGGACATAAAAGAAACTACAGAGTTATAGATTTCAAGCGGAATAAATATGAAATTCCCGGTAAAGTTGCAAGCATTGAGTATGACCCGAACAGATCTGCAAACATTGCACTTATAAATTATGTTGATGGTGAAAAAAGATATATTCTTGCACCGCTTAAGTTAAAAGTTGGTGCCGTGATTATTGCAAGTAAAAAATCGGATACCGAAATAAATGAGGGAAATGCGCTTCCTTTAAAATATATCCCAGCCGGAACATTTGTTCATAACGTAGAAATGAAGCCAGGAAAAGGTGGACAGATTGCACGAAGTGCAGGTAATTATGCACAGCTTGTGGCAAAAGAAGGTGCGTATGGACATGTAAGATTGCCATCCGGAGGAGTAAGGCTCATACTTTTAACTTGTATGGCGACAATTGGACAGGTAGGAAATATTGACCACGAGAATGTCACTATAGGCAAGGCTGGCAAAACAAGATGGAAAGGTACAAGACCTACTGTCAGAGGAACGGCTATGAACCCCGTAGATCATCCATTAGGTGGCGGCGAAGGAAGATCAAAGGGCGGAAGGCATCCATGTTCTCCCTGGGGGCAGTTATCTAAAGGCTTAAAAACAAGAAAAAATAAAAGAACTGATAAATATATAATAAAGCTAAGAGGTTAG
- the rpsS gene encoding 30S ribosomal protein S19, whose product MARSLKKGPFVNEKLIEKALAAKGTKSSKVIKTWYRSSTITPDFIGLTFAVHNGKKFIPVFVTEEMVGHKLGEFSPTRIFHSHSGDRKAKVVKRKE is encoded by the coding sequence GTGGCAAGGTCTTTAAAGAAAGGGCCATTCGTAAATGAAAAGTTAATTGAAAAGGCCTTAGCAGCAAAGGGGACGAAGAGCTCAAAGGTTATAAAAACATGGTACCGAAGTTCAACTATCACACCAGATTTTATTGGGCTGACTTTTGCAGTTCACAATGGGAAGAAATTTATACCAGTTTTTGTGACAGAGGAAATGGTTGGTCATAAGCTTGGCGAATTTTCTCCGACGAGAATATTTCATAGCCATTCAGGAGACAGGAAAGCAAAAGTTGTGAAAAGGAAGGAATAA
- the rplV gene encoding 50S ribosomal protein L22 codes for MEIVAKAKMIRISPRKVRIVGEVIKKKNVNDATGILMYMPQKASFILKKLLDSAIANAKQKKYVDIDSLFVKNVIVDGGPMLKRFLPRAMGRASKIRKRLSHITLVLDES; via the coding sequence ATGGAAATTGTGGCAAAAGCGAAAATGATAAGAATTTCTCCACGAAAAGTCAGAATTGTAGGAGAAGTTATAAAGAAGAAAAACGTCAATGATGCAACAGGTATTCTCATGTATATGCCTCAAAAGGCGTCTTTTATCCTTAAAAAACTTCTTGATAGTGCGATTGCCAATGCAAAGCAAAAAAAGTATGTGGATATAGACAGTCTTTTTGTTAAGAATGTAATAGTCGATGGTGGACCAATGTTGAAACGGTTTTTACCGAGGGCTATGGGAAGGGCATCTAAGATAAGAAAGAGATTAAGCCACATCACCTTGGTGCTGGATGAATCTTAA
- the rpsC gene encoding 30S ribosomal protein S3, with protein sequence MGQKTHPYGFRLGVIKTWDSKWFAAKNYAIFLHEDIRIKKFLKEKLHQAGISRVEIERAANKDKRVKVNIFTARPGLVIGRKGAEVENLKKELQRITEKEVILNITEVKRPEVDAQLVAENVALQLERRVSFRRAMKRNVSQAMKFGAKGIKAMCAGRLAGAEMARTEWYREGRVPLQTIRADIDYGFAISQTKYGVIGVKVWIFKGEVYQEAV encoded by the coding sequence ATGGGTCAAAAGACACATCCTTATGGTTTTAGACTGGGAGTAATTAAAACTTGGGATTCTAAATGGTTTGCAGCAAAAAATTATGCAATTTTTTTGCATGAAGATATCAGAATCAAGAAGTTTCTGAAAGAAAAATTGCACCAGGCAGGTATATCCAGGGTTGAGATCGAAAGAGCGGCCAATAAAGATAAAAGAGTAAAGGTGAATATATTTACAGCCAGACCCGGGCTTGTTATCGGAAGAAAGGGTGCAGAAGTAGAAAATCTTAAAAAGGAACTGCAGAGGATTACGGAGAAGGAAGTTATATTGAATATTACCGAAGTGAAAAGACCCGAGGTAGACGCTCAGCTTGTTGCAGAAAATGTAGCGTTGCAGCTTGAAAGAAGAGTATCCTTCAGAAGAGCGATGAAGAGAAATGTGTCTCAGGCCATGAAATTCGGCGCAAAAGGAATTAAGGCAATGTGTGCAGGCAGATTGGCAGGGGCAGAAATGGCACGTACAGAGTGGTATCGAGAGGGACGCGTTCCGCTTCAGACAATCAGGGCTGATATAGATTATGGTTTCGCAATATCGCAGACAAAATATGGTGTCATAGGCGTTAAGGTGTGGATTTTTAAAGGCGAAGTGTATCAGGAGGCAGTGTAA
- the rplP gene encoding 50S ribosomal protein L16, which yields MLSPKRVRYRKQQKGRMTGTASRGNEVSFGDFGLQAVECGRITARQIEAARIALTRYVKRTGKVWIRVFPDKPITKKPAETRMGKGKGSTEGWVAVVLPGKVLYEIEGVPEDKAKEALRIASFKLPIGTRFIARSEEQ from the coding sequence ATGCTTTCACCTAAGAGGGTCAGGTATAGAAAACAGCAAAAAGGAAGAATGACAGGTACTGCCAGCAGAGGCAACGAAGTAAGTTTCGGGGATTTTGGGTTGCAGGCAGTTGAATGCGGAAGAATTACGGCAAGACAGATTGAAGCAGCAAGGATTGCTCTTACAAGGTATGTAAAAAGAACAGGAAAAGTTTGGATACGCGTATTCCCTGATAAACCAATAACAAAGAAACCCGCTGAAACGAGAATGGGAAAGGGCAAGGGCAGTACTGAAGGATGGGTGGCCGTTGTATTGCCTGGAAAAGTACTGTATGAAATAGAAGGCGTCCCTGAAGATAAGGCGAAAGAAGCCTTACGGATAGCATCATTTAAACTTCCAATAGGAACAAGATTTATTGCGAGAAGTGAGGAACAATGA
- the rpmC gene encoding 50S ribosomal protein L29: protein MKAKELRELTTEELKKRKKDFKEELFNLRFQHSTGQLENNARIAIIKKDIARIETVIRYKQINS, encoded by the coding sequence ATGAAAGCTAAGGAACTGAGAGAGTTGACAACAGAGGAGCTCAAAAAAAGGAAAAAAGATTTTAAAGAGGAGCTTTTTAATTTAAGATTCCAGCATTCTACCGGTCAGCTTGAGAATAATGCAAGAATAGCTATAATAAAAAAAGATATTGCAAGAATAGAGACAGTTATCAGGTATAAGCAGATAAACAGTTAA
- the rpsQ gene encoding 30S ribosomal protein S17 — protein MELKADANKKKITGVVVKNKMDKTVIVEVSRSFKHSMYHKYISTKKRYKAHDEENRCSMGDRVLIVESRPLSKEKRWLVKAIIKKVEPILVQEEVVKDDSGEN, from the coding sequence ATGGAATTGAAAGCTGACGCAAACAAAAAGAAGATAACAGGTGTGGTAGTTAAAAATAAGATGGATAAAACGGTAATAGTAGAAGTTTCAAGATCATTTAAGCATTCGATGTACCACAAGTATATCAGTACAAAAAAGAGATACAAAGCACATGATGAGGAGAACAGATGTTCAATGGGAGATAGAGTCTTGATTGTTGAATCAAGACCATTAAGCAAAGAGAAAAGATGGTTGGTAAAAGCGATTATTAAAAAAGTGGAGCCCATTCTTGTTCAGGAAGAGGTGGTGAAGGATGATTCAGGAGAGAACTAA
- the rplN gene encoding 50S ribosomal protein L14, translating to MIQERTKLEVADNSGAKKLGCIRVLGGSKKRYGTVGDIIVASVKEVIPNSKVKKGDVVKAVIVRTKKEIRRVDGSYVKFDDNSAVIINQYNEPIGTRIFGPVARELRAKKFMKIVSLAPEVV from the coding sequence ATGATTCAGGAGAGAACTAAACTTGAGGTTGCGGATAATTCAGGCGCTAAAAAATTAGGATGCATCAGGGTCCTTGGGGGTTCTAAAAAGAGATATGGAACCGTTGGGGATATTATTGTAGCCTCTGTAAAAGAAGTGATCCCGAATTCAAAAGTTAAAAAAGGTGATGTTGTTAAAGCTGTGATAGTAAGAACAAAGAAAGAAATCAGAAGAGTAGATGGTTCGTATGTAAAGTTTGACGACAACTCTGCTGTAATAATAAATCAATACAATGAACCGATAGGAACCAGGATTTTTGGACCAGTAGCAAGAGAGCTACGGGCAAAGAAATTCATGAAGATCGTGTCGTTGGCACCCGAAGTAGTGTGA
- the rplX gene encoding 50S ribosomal protein L24, with protein MEKQYHVKKNDLVMVKTGKDKGKTGKVLRIAKKKDRLIVEKVNMIKKHVKPSQKTKGGVMEKESLIHVSNVMIFCEKCSKPVRIGKKILEDGKKVRFCKKCNEVIDK; from the coding sequence ATGGAAAAGCAATATCACGTAAAGAAAAATGATCTTGTTATGGTAAAGACAGGTAAGGATAAAGGAAAAACAGGAAAAGTATTAAGAATTGCCAAGAAAAAAGATAGATTGATTGTTGAAAAAGTAAACATGATAAAAAAACATGTGAAACCAAGCCAGAAAACAAAAGGCGGAGTAATGGAGAAGGAGAGTCTAATCCATGTTTCAAATGTAATGATTTTTTGCGAAAAATGTTCCAAACCTGTAAGGATAGGCAAAAAGATACTTGAAGACGGGAAAAAAGTTAGATTCTGCAAGAAATGTAATGAGGTTATTGATAAGTAA
- the rplE gene encoding 50S ribosomal protein L5, translating into MDFYEKEVVTALMQRFKYKNVMQLPKIEKIVINIGVGEAIQNVKTLDAASGDIAMISGQKPVITKAKKSIASFKLRAGMSIGCMVTLRRERMYEFLHKLVYIVLPRVRDFKGVSPKSFDGRGNYTLGLREQTIFPEIDYDKVDKARGMNITIGTTAKTDEEGFELLKLMGMPFRT; encoded by the coding sequence ATGGATTTTTATGAAAAGGAAGTAGTAACGGCGTTAATGCAAAGATTCAAATACAAAAATGTTATGCAATTGCCGAAAATTGAAAAGATTGTCATAAATATCGGTGTTGGCGAGGCAATTCAGAATGTAAAGACTCTTGATGCTGCTTCAGGTGATATTGCAATGATCTCAGGCCAGAAGCCGGTTATAACAAAAGCGAAAAAATCTATCGCTTCTTTTAAATTAAGAGCAGGTATGTCGATAGGTTGTATGGTAACACTCAGGCGGGAAAGGATGTATGAATTCCTTCATAAACTTGTCTATATTGTTCTTCCAAGAGTGAGGGATTTTAAAGGTGTTTCCCCAAAATCCTTTGATGGAAGAGGAAACTATACTCTTGGATTAAGAGAACAGACTATTTTTCCTGAAATTGATTATGATAAAGTAGACAAGGCAAGGGGTATGAATATAACAATTGGTACAACAGCTAAAACAGATGAAGAGGGTTTTGAGCTTTTAAAGCTTATGGGTATGCCCTTCAGGACTTGA
- a CDS encoding type Z 30S ribosomal protein S14, which produces MARKSMIEKWKKTPKYSTRFRNRCAICGRPRGYLGKFHMCRICVRNYSLRGEVPGVTKSSW; this is translated from the coding sequence ATGGCAAGAAAGTCAATGATTGAGAAATGGAAAAAAACTCCTAAATATAGCACAAGATTCAGGAATAGATGTGCTATATGCGGCAGACCAAGGGGTTATCTGGGAAAATTTCATATGTGTAGAATATGTGTAAGGAATTATTCCTTAAGAGGAGAAGTTCCTGGAGTAACTAAATCAAGCTGGTAA
- the rpsH gene encoding 30S ribosomal protein S8: protein MSMSDTIADMLTRIRNSIMARHESVDIPYSNMKLAISKILKEEGYIKNYKIFVDDMRKKFLKIYIHYDANNQSVITGLKRISKPGRRVYSKVDEMQKLSKRYGTVILSTSKGLMTNKNAKKNNTGGEPLLLVW, encoded by the coding sequence ATGTCAATGAGTGACACTATAGCTGATATGCTTACAAGGATAAGAAATTCGATAATGGCTCGCCATGAGTCGGTCGATATTCCTTATTCTAATATGAAGTTGGCTATATCTAAGATATTGAAAGAAGAAGGATATATTAAAAATTATAAAATATTTGTTGATGATATGAGGAAAAAGTTTTTGAAGATTTATATACACTATGATGCAAACAATCAAAGTGTGATTACAGGTTTGAAAAGAATCAGCAAACCAGGAAGAAGGGTATACTCAAAGGTCGATGAAATGCAAAAACTTTCAAAACGTTACGGTACTGTGATTCTTTCAACCTCGAAGGGGTTGATGACAAATAAAAATGCAAAGAAGAATAACACAGGTGGTGAACCCCTCCTGTTGGTATGGTGA
- the rplF gene encoding 50S ribosomal protein L6 produces MSRIGKKPIVLPDDAKLVFKDDEITVSGPKGSLNRKLLEGLELSFDGNILTVLRKSEEKKIKGYHGLMRTLISNMVEGVHNGFERKLEIAGIGYRAELQGSNIIFNLGYSHPIIFPLPNGINAQVDKQTLITIKGINKELVGEVAAKIRALRKPDVYKNKGVKYAGEVLRKKAGKTGKK; encoded by the coding sequence ATGTCAAGGATAGGTAAAAAACCTATTGTATTGCCTGATGATGCGAAACTGGTTTTTAAGGATGATGAAATAACAGTATCAGGGCCAAAAGGGTCATTGAATAGAAAGCTGCTTGAAGGATTAGAGCTGTCCTTTGATGGAAACATTTTAACAGTTCTGAGAAAAAGTGAAGAAAAGAAAATAAAGGGATATCATGGCCTAATGAGAACCTTAATTTCAAATATGGTTGAAGGCGTTCATAATGGTTTTGAAAGAAAGCTTGAAATAGCTGGTATTGGATATCGAGCTGAATTGCAGGGAAGTAACATTATATTTAACCTCGGATATTCACATCCAATAATATTTCCATTGCCAAATGGGATAAATGCACAGGTTGATAAGCAGACATTAATAACAATAAAAGGTATAAATAAAGAGCTTGTTGGTGAAGTTGCAGCAAAAATAAGGGCTCTTAGAAAACCCGATGTATATAAAAATAAGGGTGTAAAATATGCAGGTGAAGTATTAAGGAAGAAAGCAGGTAAAACAGGAAAGAAGTAA
- the rplR gene encoding 50S ribosomal protein L18: MQTKDKAEARLKRKKRIRKKVAGSQEKPRLCVYKSLSQIYVQLIDDVHDKVVTGVSTLNKDVKAQIKYGGNIEAAKRIGESIGKKAIEMGFTKVVFDRNGFKYHGRIKALADAAREAGLIF, encoded by the coding sequence ATGCAGACAAAAGATAAAGCCGAAGCAAGACTGAAAAGAAAAAAAAGAATTAGAAAGAAAGTAGCTGGAAGTCAGGAGAAGCCGAGGCTCTGTGTATATAAAAGCTTAAGCCAGATTTACGTGCAATTGATTGATGATGTGCATGATAAGGTTGTGACCGGTGTTTCCACTCTGAATAAGGATGTGAAGGCACAGATCAAATATGGTGGCAACATAGAGGCAGCTAAAAGAATTGGTGAAAGTATCGGTAAGAAGGCAATAGAAATGGGATTTACAAAAGTTGTTTTTGATAGAAACGGTTTTAAATATCATGGCAGAATAAAGGCACTTGCAGATGCGGCAAGAGAAGCCGGTCTAATATTTTAA
- the rpsE gene encoding 30S ribosomal protein S5, whose amino-acid sequence MEVDGIELQDRLVYINRVAKVVKGGRRFSFSAIVVVGDGNGHVGYGLGKANEVPDAIRKAIERAKKDLVEVPVSNGTIPHEAKAKYGTSQVFMKPASAGTGVIAGRAVRAVVEVAGITNILTKCYGSRNYHNVVKATIKGLSELKSPEMSLKQRGKIKVEEA is encoded by the coding sequence ATAGAAGTGGATGGAATTGAATTACAGGACAGGCTGGTATATATAAATCGTGTTGCTAAGGTTGTAAAAGGCGGCAGGCGTTTCAGTTTCAGCGCAATAGTTGTGGTTGGTGATGGTAATGGTCATGTAGGATATGGTTTGGGAAAGGCAAACGAAGTGCCTGATGCAATTCGTAAGGCAATAGAACGTGCAAAAAAGGATCTCGTAGAAGTTCCTGTTTCGAACGGTACGATTCCACATGAAGCCAAAGCGAAGTATGGTACAAGTCAAGTATTTATGAAACCTGCAAGTGCAGGAACAGGTGTTATCGCCGGAAGGGCGGTGAGGGCTGTAGTTGAGGTGGCGGGCATAACGAATATACTTACTAAGTGTTATGGTTCAAGAAACTATCATAATGTTGTGAAGGCCACAATAAAAGGCCTTTCTGAGTTAAAATCGCCTGAGATGTCGTTGAAGCAGCGAGGAAAAATTAAGGTTGAGGAGGCTTAA
- the rpmD gene encoding 50S ribosomal protein L30: MSYLKVKWIHSINSCTKDMRATVKSLGFKRLYEEKVVKNTPEIRGMVKKVIHLVKVLEDVR; this comes from the coding sequence GTGTCTTATCTCAAAGTAAAATGGATACATAGCATTAACAGCTGTACTAAGGACATGAGGGCTACGGTAAAAAGTCTTGGTTTTAAAAGGCTTTATGAAGAAAAGGTTGTAAAAAATACGCCCGAGATAAGAGGAATGGTAAAAAAAGTAATACACCTTGTAAAGGTGTTGGAGGATGTTCGATAG
- the rplO gene encoding 50S ribosomal protein L15: protein MKLSDLKPCEGSKKKRKRVGRGTGSGHGTTATYGNKGQRATSGGTKGKWFEGGQMPLTRRIPKRGFRNPFRKEYALVKIVDLEIFKGKEKVEIEDFFTTGLVKEIKSGIKLLSDGNIDFSIKVAVHKASKKAIEKIQAQGGDVEVLI from the coding sequence ATGAAACTTTCAGATTTAAAACCATGTGAGGGATCAAAAAAGAAAAGAAAAAGAGTAGGAAGAGGCACAGGTTCCGGACACGGTACCACAGCTACCTATGGCAACAAGGGTCAGCGGGCAACTAGTGGAGGTACAAAGGGAAAATGGTTTGAGGGTGGCCAGATGCCTCTTACAAGGAGAATCCCAAAGAGAGGGTTCAGGAATCCTTTTAGAAAAGAGTATGCGCTCGTAAAAATAGTAGATCTTGAAATATTTAAGGGTAAAGAAAAGGTGGAAATTGAGGATTTTTTTACTACAGGATTAGTAAAGGAAATAAAATCAGGCATAAAGTTGTTATCTGATGGAAATATTGATTTTTCAATAAAAGTAGCTGTACATAAGGCATCTAAAAAAGCTATTGAAAAAATTCAGGCACAGGGCGGAGATGTGGAGGTATTGATTTAA
- the secY gene encoding preprotein translocase subunit SecY has translation MGGFQNIGKIPELKRRIIITLALLAVYRIGVHIPTPGIDGQVLAGIFERAKGTLLGFFDMFAGGGLERLSVFALGIMPYISASIILQLLTVVVPTLERLSKEGDAGKKKITQYTRYGTVLIALIQGFGISIGLEQMRGAAGELVVYNPGWGFRLMTMITLTGGTSFIMWLGEQITEKGIGNGISLIIFAGIVARMPNAIAGTMSLVNSGEMNWFVIILIVAMMLAVIAFIIFMETSQRRIPVQYAKRVVGRRVYGGQATHLPLKVNTAGVIPPIFASSILMFPATIASFINHPYMKKFAELLTPGTILHEFMYIGFIVFFCFFYTAIVFNPDNVADNMKKYGGYLPGIRPGKKTSEYIEKVLSRITFVGAIYISFVCVLPTLLVKKFNVPFYFGGTALLIVVGVALDTIQQIESHLILRHYDGLVKKSARIKGRR, from the coding sequence ATGGGAGGCTTCCAGAATATTGGCAAGATCCCGGAACTTAAGCGTAGAATTATAATTACACTTGCCTTGCTTGCGGTATACAGGATTGGAGTACATATACCTACGCCTGGCATAGATGGGCAGGTACTTGCAGGAATTTTTGAAAGGGCAAAGGGCACACTACTCGGTTTCTTTGATATGTTTGCCGGTGGAGGATTAGAACGACTTTCTGTTTTTGCACTTGGGATTATGCCGTATATCAGTGCATCTATTATTTTACAGCTTTTAACAGTTGTGGTACCGACGCTTGAACGATTATCAAAAGAGGGTGATGCCGGTAAAAAGAAAATAACTCAATATACAAGATATGGCACTGTTCTTATCGCTCTTATACAGGGTTTTGGAATCAGTATTGGGCTCGAGCAGATGCGCGGAGCAGCAGGAGAGCTTGTTGTGTATAATCCTGGTTGGGGCTTCAGACTTATGACCATGATTACACTTACCGGTGGAACATCTTTTATTATGTGGCTAGGCGAACAGATTACGGAAAAAGGTATAGGGAATGGTATATCCTTGATTATATTTGCCGGTATTGTTGCAAGGATGCCAAATGCAATAGCCGGCACCATGAGCCTTGTAAATTCCGGTGAAATGAACTGGTTTGTTATTATTTTAATTGTTGCGATGATGCTGGCTGTCATCGCCTTTATTATTTTTATGGAAACATCACAGAGGAGGATACCTGTTCAATATGCAAAAAGAGTTGTAGGAAGAAGGGTATACGGAGGACAGGCAACCCATTTGCCCTTGAAGGTGAATACTGCCGGTGTTATACCGCCAATCTTTGCTTCATCTATACTTATGTTTCCTGCAACTATTGCAAGCTTTATAAATCATCCATATATGAAAAAATTTGCAGAACTACTCACTCCTGGTACTATATTGCATGAGTTTATGTATATAGGTTTTATAGTATTTTTCTGTTTTTTTTACACTGCAATTGTGTTTAATCCGGATAATGTTGCAGATAACATGAAAAAATATGGAGGTTATTTACCTGGGATAAGGCCAGGCAAAAAAACGTCTGAATATATTGAGAAGGTGCTTTCAAGGATAACTTTTGTTGGAGCGATATATATCTCTTTTGTCTGTGTTCTTCCAACCCTGCTTGTAAAAAAGTTTAATGTTCCTTTTTATTTTGGTGGTACAGCACTTCTTATTGTGGTCGGAGTTGCCCTTGATACTATTCAGCAGATTGAGTCCCACCTTATACTTAGGCATTATGATGGACTTGTCAAGAAATCTGCGCGTATTAAGGGAAGAAGATAA
- the map gene encoding type I methionyl aminopeptidase — translation MILLKNAQEIEKIRTASKYAIETLFYLKEFIKEGIKTLELEALCENRIKKLKNAKPAFKGYNGYPFCLCVSVNDEVVHGMPDERIIKDGDIVSLDFGIFYDGFCGDVALTKGVGKIPSVVERLLEVTEESLYKGINEAKEGNRLHDISNAVQTCVENAGFSVVREFVGHGIGKNLHEDPQIPNFGEKDTGIRLKKGMVLAIEPMVNMGEKEVIIKKNGWTAATKDGSLSAHFEHTVAITGNGPEILSKI, via the coding sequence ATGATTTTATTGAAAAATGCTCAAGAAATCGAGAAGATACGAACAGCAAGCAAATATGCGATTGAAACACTATTTTATTTAAAAGAGTTTATTAAAGAAGGGATTAAGACGCTAGAACTTGAAGCTTTATGCGAAAACAGAATAAAAAAATTAAAAAATGCAAAACCTGCTTTTAAAGGTTACAATGGTTATCCTTTTTGCCTTTGTGTTTCTGTAAATGATGAAGTTGTTCATGGGATGCCGGATGAACGTATAATAAAGGATGGAGATATTGTAAGTCTTGATTTTGGCATTTTTTATGATGGTTTTTGTGGTGACGTTGCATTGACTAAAGGTGTAGGAAAGATACCTTCAGTGGTAGAGAGGCTTCTTGAGGTAACAGAAGAATCTCTTTACAAGGGAATTAACGAGGCCAAGGAAGGAAATAGGTTACACGATATATCAAATGCTGTTCAAACATGTGTTGAAAATGCGGGTTTTTCGGTAGTAAGAGAATTTGTTGGGCATGGGATTGGAAAAAATTTACACGAAGATCCACAAATACCCAATTTTGGCGAAAAAGATACAGGAATCCGATTGAAAAAAGGAATGGTTTTGGCAATTGAACCGATGGTTAATATGGGTGAAAAAGAAGTCATTATAAAGAAGAATGGATGGACAGCAGCAACAAAGGATGGCTCGTTATCGGCCCATTTCGAACATACGGTTGCAATTACAGGAAATGGACCTGAAATATTGAGCAAAATATAG